Proteins encoded in a region of the Sulfurimonas marina genome:
- a CDS encoding chemotaxis protein CheW, which translates to MKQVSYKYNNISKDVLPYIRHMEQVEDNRERLHELSNHWNTLSLLSQLGDAGVNMSRIKNNFTELSFELINHLAIELLNKNIDEMDFKAQVAVDIMIRNLFERTADIGFLATDDDIRAFLLKNDTKYSTHYNDDLEIIKERFKEYVKKYSVYFDIVLMSPKGEILANLDDELTLSKSKDSIIDEVLNTSGEYVETFKYHDFLPKEKKSLVYSYKVTKSNEEGSEIIGILSLCFKFQDEMKQIFSNLINKDKKEAILLLDHEGTVIATSDKYQIPLGAELEIVLNDNYKLISFGGVDYICKSNKTTGYQGFFGLEWYGHVMIPISHAFAQEDEESFEISEELLLSILQNGKQFSEALKNIPKQANSIQKSLNRAIWNGTINQGSTTSNKQFSKALMLEIRQTGQDTKSIIGSSIANLTKTIILGDSVFYADLIVDIMDRNLYERANDCRWWALTSDFQKILAKDSIGMDDVLRMNEILEYINDLYTVYTNIFIYDKHGYIKATSNPDERHLLGKRVSKNFVTQTLGLSDSSKYAVSDFEASEYYDNKHTYIYNAAIKNEENVVGGIGLVFDSEVQFKNMIQESLPKNVDGTTKNGVFATLATKNMQIISSTNEKHQIGQYLDIDSSYFNLQSGESTSEIIIYDDKYYALGVKCSKGYREYKSVQDDYVNDVYSFFFSYICDKSEAVYKKDDNFSPKTDVVFEKGSKSIDIATFMIANQWLGIDTKHVVETVSATELKTTIKIDKDHHFKGTVIYNEKAVMVIDIQKFLQEKDVEEYQEIVIIKYGEHDTYMGILVNSLGIIAEVADDNVNQLHNEIIGAGTLIDSLVFPSGDNPGKDVLSILSLDKIMTELISPEYSKLIHKQVMR; encoded by the coding sequence ATGAAACAAGTAAGCTATAAATACAATAATATATCTAAAGATGTTCTACCATATATAAGACATATGGAACAGGTTGAAGATAATCGTGAAAGATTACACGAGCTAAGTAATCACTGGAATACACTTTCTCTACTAAGCCAGTTAGGTGATGCCGGCGTAAATATGAGTAGAATTAAAAATAATTTTACTGAACTTTCTTTCGAGCTAATTAATCATTTGGCTATTGAGTTATTAAATAAAAATATTGATGAGATGGACTTTAAAGCTCAAGTTGCTGTTGACATTATGATCAGAAATTTATTTGAGAGAACAGCAGATATCGGCTTTTTAGCTACAGATGATGATATACGAGCATTTCTTCTTAAAAATGATACAAAATACTCTACACATTACAATGATGATTTAGAGATCATCAAAGAGCGTTTCAAAGAGTATGTGAAAAAATATAGTGTCTATTTTGATATTGTTTTAATGAGTCCAAAAGGGGAGATATTAGCTAATCTTGATGATGAGTTAACACTTTCAAAATCAAAAGACTCAATTATTGATGAAGTATTAAATACCAGCGGTGAGTATGTAGAGACATTTAAATATCATGACTTTTTACCAAAAGAAAAAAAATCTCTTGTTTATTCTTACAAGGTGACCAAAAGTAATGAAGAGGGTTCTGAAATAATAGGTATTTTATCTTTATGTTTTAAATTTCAAGATGAGATGAAACAGATCTTTAGTAATTTAATTAATAAAGATAAAAAAGAGGCTATCTTATTACTTGACCATGAAGGTACTGTAATCGCTACAAGCGATAAATATCAGATTCCATTAGGTGCTGAGTTAGAGATCGTATTAAATGATAACTATAAGCTTATCTCATTCGGTGGCGTAGATTATATCTGTAAAAGCAATAAAACAACAGGATATCAAGGTTTCTTTGGTTTAGAGTGGTATGGACATGTAATGATTCCTATATCACATGCTTTTGCTCAAGAGGATGAAGAATCATTTGAAATTAGTGAAGAGTTATTGCTTTCAATTTTACAAAATGGTAAACAGTTTAGTGAAGCTTTGAAAAATATTCCAAAACAGGCTAATAGTATTCAAAAGAGTCTTAATCGAGCTATTTGGAATGGAACGATTAATCAAGGAAGTACAACTTCAAATAAACAGTTCTCTAAAGCTTTAATGTTAGAGATTCGTCAAACGGGGCAAGATACAAAATCTATTATTGGTTCATCTATTGCGAACCTTACGAAAACTATTATTCTTGGTGACAGTGTTTTTTATGCTGATCTTATTGTAGATATCATGGACAGAAACTTATATGAAAGAGCAAATGACTGTAGATGGTGGGCATTAACGTCTGATTTTCAAAAGATTTTAGCTAAAGATTCAATAGGTATGGATGATGTTCTTAGAATGAATGAGATCTTAGAGTATATAAATGACTTATATACTGTATACACAAATATATTTATTTATGATAAACATGGATATATTAAAGCAACTTCAAATCCTGATGAGCGTCATCTTCTAGGAAAACGTGTAAGTAAAAATTTTGTTACACAGACTTTAGGCTTGAGCGATTCTTCAAAATATGCTGTAAGTGATTTTGAAGCAAGTGAATATTATGACAATAAACATACATATATTTACAATGCAGCTATCAAGAATGAAGAGAATGTTGTTGGTGGTATAGGACTTGTATTTGATTCAGAAGTTCAATTTAAAAACATGATTCAAGAATCACTTCCGAAAAATGTAGACGGTACGACTAAAAATGGTGTTTTTGCAACGTTGGCTACAAAAAATATGCAGATAATTTCATCTACAAATGAAAAGCATCAAATCGGTCAGTATTTAGATATAGATAGTTCTTATTTTAATCTTCAATCGGGAGAGTCAACTAGTGAGATTATTATCTATGATGATAAATATTATGCTTTAGGTGTAAAATGTTCAAAAGGATATAGAGAGTATAAAAGTGTTCAAGATGATTATGTAAATGATGTATACTCATTCTTTTTCTCTTATATTTGTGACAAAAGTGAAGCTGTATATAAAAAAGATGATAACTTCTCTCCTAAGACGGATGTTGTATTCGAGAAGGGAAGTAAATCTATAGATATAGCAACATTTATGATCGCAAATCAATGGTTAGGGATCGATACAAAACATGTAGTTGAAACTGTAAGTGCTACAGAGTTAAAAACAACTATTAAAATAGATAAAGATCATCACTTTAAAGGGACGGTTATCTATAATGAAAAGGCTGTAATGGTTATTGATATTCAGAAATTCTTACAAGAAAAAGATGTTGAAGAGTATCAGGAGATTGTTATTATAAAATACGGAGAGCATGATACATATATGGGTATACTTGTAAACTCTTTAGGGATTATTGCAGAGGTTGCGGATGATAATGTAAATCAGTTACATAATGAAATTATAGGTGCGGGAACATTGATCGATAGTTTAGTATTTCCAAGCGGTGATAACCCAGGAAAAGATGTTCTATCTATCTTATCGTTAGATAAAATAATGACAGAGTTAATAAGTCCTGAATATAGTAAGCTTATACATAAACAGGTTATGCGTTAA
- the mnmA gene encoding tRNA 2-thiouridine(34) synthase MnmA: MKKVLVGMSGGVDSTITTLLLKEEGYEVEGVYMKLHSKPGYHEIHLARAQKAADFVGVKLHVLDLQDTFKEKVFQPFIDTYADGKTPNPCALCNRNLKFGAMVDFADEIGADYVATGHYIKTDGEYLYAADDDTKDQSYFLFYINKDILPRLKFPLGERKKSDIKELAASIKGLESFASQAESSEICFVETTYTDVLKNYVQVDQPGEVIDKDGNVVGEHKGYMHYTIGKRRGFTVNGAHEPHFVTKIIPEKNQIVVGKREELACNKVVLNNLNFFNDEKEFKSTVKLRYRTKAVDCDVKIEDEKAYVTLEEGVFGVAVGQAAVFYEGDKLIGGGWIIEAN; the protein is encoded by the coding sequence ATGAAAAAAGTTTTAGTTGGTATGAGTGGAGGTGTAGACTCTACTATTACAACACTGTTATTAAAAGAAGAGGGTTATGAAGTAGAAGGAGTTTATATGAAACTCCACTCAAAACCCGGTTATCATGAAATCCACTTGGCACGTGCTCAAAAAGCAGCAGACTTTGTGGGTGTTAAACTCCATGTCTTAGATCTCCAAGATACATTCAAAGAAAAAGTATTCCAACCATTTATAGATACATATGCTGATGGAAAAACTCCAAATCCATGTGCTTTATGTAATAGAAATCTTAAATTTGGTGCAATGGTTGATTTTGCTGATGAGATAGGAGCAGACTATGTTGCTACAGGTCATTACATAAAGACAGATGGTGAATATTTATATGCTGCTGATGATGATACAAAAGATCAAAGTTATTTTCTATTCTATATAAATAAAGATATTTTGCCAAGATTAAAATTTCCATTAGGGGAAAGAAAGAAAAGTGATATCAAAGAATTGGCTGCTTCTATTAAAGGTTTAGAGTCATTTGCATCACAGGCAGAATCAAGTGAAATATGTTTTGTTGAAACTACATATACAGATGTACTTAAAAACTACGTTCAAGTAGATCAGCCGGGTGAAGTTATAGATAAAGATGGAAATGTAGTGGGTGAGCATAAAGGCTATATGCATTATACTATAGGTAAGCGTAGAGGATTTACAGTAAACGGTGCTCATGAACCACACTTTGTAACTAAGATTATTCCTGAGAAAAATCAAATAGTAGTAGGAAAGCGTGAAGAACTTGCTTGTAATAAAGTAGTGTTAAATAATCTGAACTTTTTTAATGATGAAAAAGAGTTCAAATCAACTGTTAAATTAAGATATAGAACAAAAGCAGTAGATTGTGATGTAAAAATAGAAGATGAAAAAGCGTATGTAACACTGGAAGAGGGTGTATTTGGTGTTGCTGTGGGGCAGGCTGCAGTCTTTTATGAGGGTGATAAACTCATAGGTGGAGGATGGATTATAGAAGCAAATTAA
- a CDS encoding methyl-accepting chemotaxis protein, with protein MKNLSVKMQIILLVLSSLITLALITTYISVNDSKSTLMKKSYDQLTMVRDIKKSRIETFFDRKIKDITLLASSEEIHNMVNDLIFVTEMLDVEDKEKFPVQDPAVQRVIKESERYFLDYIKTYNYYDLFIICPDHGHVMYTVAKEADFGENLIHGKLKESGLARAYMAALENKRPTFVDMEPYAPSNNEPAMFLATPIMDVNNNIEAVLVFQISDKSINRIMKYRQGYGKTQEDYLVGADKLMRSDSYLDPKNHTLIASFANPSIGSVDTEASHSALSGHTDTKVIIDYNGNPVLSSFTSINVGQDFSWAILSEIDEAEVLEAPNRLRNNIIISSLTVLVIIVIIAFIMINISIIRPIERFKDVLLQIGKNHDLTIKVDTNTPQELSLMGKSFNHLLNELRDLIETSKQGSSENASISHELSTTALGVGENVEKSVTVINEATTQATDIQNEITLSIADAQESKQDIIKANDNLKDARDEIITLTTNVQKSAQTEIELAEKMSTLSNDANEVKVVLEVISDIADQTNLLALNAAIEAARAGEHGRGFAVVADEVRKLAERTQKSLTDINATINIIVQSINDVSGQMSINSDEIQALSNVASDVEEKINMSVSIVNHAVEASDKTVNDFEHTGKSVEAIVNSVTQINEISAQNARNVEEIAAAAEHLNAMTDELHNKLERFHT; from the coding sequence ATGAAAAATTTGTCAGTTAAAATGCAAATTATTTTATTAGTGCTCTCGTCACTCATTACATTAGCACTAATAACAACATATATTTCTGTAAACGATTCAAAATCAACTCTTATGAAAAAGAGCTATGATCAGCTAACAATGGTAAGAGATATTAAAAAAAGTAGAATAGAAACGTTTTTTGACAGAAAAATCAAAGACATTACACTCTTAGCAAGCTCTGAAGAGATTCATAATATGGTAAATGACTTAATATTTGTAACTGAAATGCTAGACGTAGAGGATAAAGAAAAATTTCCTGTTCAAGATCCTGCCGTACAAAGAGTTATTAAAGAATCTGAACGATACTTCCTTGATTACATCAAAACATATAATTACTATGATCTATTTATCATCTGTCCTGATCACGGTCATGTTATGTATACAGTTGCTAAAGAAGCAGACTTTGGGGAAAACCTTATTCACGGGAAACTAAAAGAAAGCGGTCTGGCTAGAGCATACATGGCTGCACTAGAGAATAAACGTCCTACATTCGTAGATATGGAACCATATGCCCCTAGTAATAATGAACCTGCGATGTTCTTAGCTACTCCAATTATGGATGTAAATAACAATATAGAGGCTGTTTTAGTATTTCAAATCAGTGATAAATCAATCAACAGAATTATGAAATATCGCCAAGGGTATGGAAAAACTCAAGAGGATTATCTTGTAGGGGCTGATAAACTTATGCGTAGTGACAGTTATTTAGATCCGAAAAACCATACACTGATTGCATCTTTTGCAAACCCTTCTATCGGTTCTGTAGATACGGAAGCTTCTCATTCAGCTTTATCGGGACACACAGATACTAAAGTTATCATAGACTATAATGGTAATCCTGTACTATCTTCTTTTACATCTATTAATGTAGGGCAAGATTTTTCATGGGCAATCTTATCTGAGATAGATGAAGCTGAAGTACTAGAAGCACCAAATAGACTAAGAAATAATATTATTATCTCTTCTCTGACCGTACTTGTTATCATTGTAATCATCGCTTTTATTATGATCAATATTAGTATTATTAGACCGATAGAACGTTTTAAAGATGTACTTTTACAAATAGGTAAAAATCATGACTTAACAATCAAAGTAGATACAAATACACCTCAAGAACTTTCATTAATGGGGAAAAGTTTCAACCATCTTTTAAACGAATTACGTGATCTTATAGAAACATCAAAACAGGGTTCTTCTGAAAATGCATCTATATCACATGAACTTTCAACTACAGCTCTCGGTGTTGGAGAAAATGTTGAAAAATCTGTTACTGTAATCAACGAAGCAACAACACAAGCTACAGATATTCAAAATGAGATTACACTCTCTATCGCAGATGCTCAAGAGAGTAAGCAAGATATTATCAAAGCAAACGACAACTTGAAAGATGCACGTGATGAGATCATTACCCTTACAACAAATGTACAAAAAAGTGCACAAACAGAAATTGAACTGGCAGAAAAAATGAGCACACTTTCAAACGATGCTAATGAAGTAAAAGTTGTACTCGAAGTTATCTCAGACATAGCTGATCAAACAAATTTACTTGCATTAAATGCCGCTATTGAAGCTGCACGTGCAGGTGAACACGGTCGTGGTTTTGCAGTAGTTGCCGATGAAGTTCGTAAACTGGCAGAGCGTACACAAAAATCCCTTACAGATATCAATGCGACTATCAATATCATCGTACAATCAATTAACGATGTAAGTGGACAGATGAGTATCAATTCTGATGAGATTCAAGCATTATCAAATGTTGCATCAGACGTTGAAGAGAAAATCAATATGAGTGTATCTATTGTAAACCATGCCGTTGAAGCAAGTGATAAAACAGTAAATGACTTCGAACATACAGGTAAAAGTGTAGAAGCAATTGTAAACAGTGTTACACAGATCAATGAGATATCTGCTCAAAACGCACGTAATGTAGAGGAGATAGCAGCTGCTGCAGAACATCTCAATGCAATGACGGATGAACTCCACAACAAACTAGAAAGATTTCATACTTAA
- a CDS encoding MutS-related protein, translating into MDSSSFEQILNDKNKLLTQTYFELQELFEEKYGRDTVVFMEIGTFFEVYEVNNDEMQIGKAKEIAELLNIQLTKKNKNIVENSEKNPLLAGVPAVSFERYLNRLIQEQKYTIIVVKQKGNPPKISRYISQIISPGTNFDHIVDNDDNYIVSILVDKYKDMYSVGYAAIDVTTGKTFLYETHSTSEDPFYALDEIFNLLNVYRTSEVVVTFLEGVESQKHVMQYLEIPEHYHYSVNNKRLKVEYQNDLFKEVYQIQSLLSPIEHLDLERNPIITESLAILIDFVIEHDYYIVQKMSMPRIIDNRRFMYLGNNALEQMGIISKDKKEFTLLKMLDRSSTAIGRRLLKERLLNPIMEKEELERRYNLIERVSSHTRFLDEIMRGVYDLERLARRLNLGRLHPFEMNHIYDSMISVKELMQYVKRHKIQKTPFHESEVEEFLRDITKTIDLDVSRRFTNATVDENFLMEGVDESIDTLTKENSVMMIAFDDIMKKIEVLLENANATSSSKLVTLGLLEKEGYYISISKNRFSLIESEFKKDPEFSKFDIKKLTNNVKITSSFTDDLSDRIMKNRRKIVALVKEKYVQVQTVFERRYALLFERVISYVADLDVGVSSSKIASEYNHSRPMIVDVKDDENFMQIMQLRHPLIEIQERSGLYVPNDIVMGNRDYMDLPHPKTVMLDVEVHDGHEINGVLLYGINSSGKSSLMKSVGIAVLMAQAGFFVSASVMKFSIFDSIFTRIVSKDNLAKGLSTFAVEMLELKNIFNRASVRSIVLGDEISHGTETLSGVAIVASAIKKLADTRCLFVFATHLHQLSTMPEITNINNVVDLHLSVEYDEESDKLLFNRVLQAGSGSSIYGLEFAKSLHMDKEFLDMANNIRKRLANDFDELELLVKKKKSKYNKDLYVTKCVICGAVADDVHHITHKSLADSAGFIGHFHKDHKHNLIPLCKEHHNQIHDGKIKVDGFVMTSNGLELQYEEQLSKPKQQKVEEPEINENVEVKGEEEEQSSKILLDDW; encoded by the coding sequence ATGGACTCATCTAGCTTCGAACAGATACTTAATGACAAGAACAAACTTTTAACCCAAACTTATTTTGAACTTCAAGAGCTTTTTGAAGAAAAATATGGACGTGATACAGTCGTTTTTATGGAGATCGGTACCTTTTTTGAGGTGTATGAAGTTAACAACGATGAGATGCAGATCGGTAAAGCAAAAGAGATCGCAGAGCTCTTAAATATTCAACTTACAAAAAAGAATAAAAATATCGTCGAAAACTCTGAAAAGAATCCCCTCTTAGCAGGGGTTCCTGCTGTTAGTTTTGAGCGCTATCTTAACCGTTTAATTCAAGAGCAAAAGTATACTATTATTGTCGTAAAACAAAAGGGTAACCCACCTAAGATTAGCCGCTACATCTCACAAATAATCTCACCGGGGACCAACTTTGATCATATTGTCGATAATGACGATAACTACATCGTCTCAATTTTGGTAGATAAATATAAAGATATGTATAGCGTGGGATATGCTGCAATCGATGTGACAACGGGTAAGACATTCTTGTATGAAACACACTCAACAAGCGAAGACCCTTTTTATGCCCTTGATGAGATCTTTAACCTTTTAAATGTCTACAGAACAAGTGAAGTTGTTGTGACATTTTTAGAAGGTGTCGAGAGTCAAAAGCATGTTATGCAGTATCTCGAAATTCCTGAACATTACCATTACTCTGTAAACAATAAACGTCTTAAGGTTGAATACCAAAACGATCTATTTAAAGAGGTGTATCAGATCCAGTCACTTCTCTCTCCGATCGAGCATCTTGATCTTGAACGTAATCCTATAATTACAGAGTCTTTAGCGATTCTTATCGACTTTGTGATTGAGCATGACTACTACATAGTTCAAAAGATGTCTATGCCTCGCATAATTGATAATCGCCGTTTTATGTATCTTGGAAATAATGCTTTAGAGCAGATGGGGATCATCTCAAAAGATAAAAAAGAGTTCACACTTTTAAAGATGCTTGATCGAAGTTCAACTGCGATCGGTCGCCGTTTATTAAAAGAGAGACTTCTAAACCCTATTATGGAAAAAGAGGAGTTGGAACGCCGATACAATCTGATCGAGCGAGTAAGTTCCCATACACGTTTTTTAGATGAGATAATGCGCGGAGTATATGACCTTGAACGTCTTGCACGTCGTTTAAATCTCGGACGTTTACATCCATTTGAGATGAATCATATCTACGATTCTATGATCAGTGTCAAAGAGTTGATGCAGTATGTAAAAAGACATAAGATCCAAAAAACTCCGTTTCATGAGAGTGAAGTTGAAGAGTTTTTACGTGATATTACGAAGACTATCGATCTTGATGTTTCACGCCGTTTTACAAATGCAACGGTAGATGAGAACTTTTTAATGGAAGGGGTTGATGAGAGTATCGATACCCTTACAAAAGAGAACTCCGTCATGATGATTGCGTTTGATGACATTATGAAAAAGATTGAGGTCTTACTTGAAAATGCCAATGCAACCTCTTCAAGCAAGCTGGTGACTTTGGGACTCTTAGAGAAAGAGGGGTATTATATCTCGATCAGTAAAAACCGTTTTTCTCTGATCGAGAGCGAGTTTAAAAAAGATCCTGAATTCAGTAAGTTTGATATAAAAAAACTGACAAACAATGTCAAGATTACATCAAGTTTTACTGATGATCTTTCCGATCGAATTATGAAAAACCGCCGCAAGATCGTAGCACTTGTAAAAGAGAAATATGTACAGGTGCAAACGGTGTTTGAGAGACGTTATGCACTCCTGTTTGAGAGAGTGATTTCATATGTAGCTGATCTTGACGTTGGGGTGAGTTCATCTAAGATAGCAAGTGAGTATAACCACTCCCGTCCTATGATTGTAGATGTAAAAGATGATGAGAACTTTATGCAGATTATGCAGCTCCGTCATCCTCTCATTGAGATTCAAGAGCGCAGCGGATTGTATGTCCCAAATGATATAGTGATGGGAAATCGTGACTACATGGACTTGCCGCATCCAAAAACGGTGATGCTTGATGTAGAGGTGCATGATGGGCATGAGATCAACGGTGTACTTCTGTACGGGATTAACTCCAGTGGTAAAAGTTCACTTATGAAGAGTGTTGGTATTGCAGTACTTATGGCGCAAGCAGGATTCTTTGTAAGTGCTTCTGTTATGAAGTTCAGTATTTTTGATTCTATCTTTACACGTATCGTTTCAAAAGACAACCTTGCAAAAGGGCTTTCAACATTCGCAGTTGAGATGCTTGAGTTAAAAAACATATTTAACCGCGCAAGTGTCCGCTCAATCGTTCTTGGAGATGAGATCAGCCATGGAACAGAGACACTTTCAGGTGTTGCGATCGTAGCGAGTGCTATTAAGAAACTCGCTGATACACGATGTCTTTTTGTTTTTGCAACACACCTGCATCAACTCTCAACAATGCCGGAGATTACAAACATAAACAATGTAGTTGACTTGCATCTGAGTGTTGAATATGATGAAGAGAGTGATAAACTTCTTTTCAATCGTGTACTCCAAGCGGGAAGCGGAAGCAGTATCTATGGTCTGGAGTTTGCGAAATCACTTCATATGGACAAAGAGTTTTTGGATATGGCAAACAATATCAGAAAACGACTAGCAAACGATTTTGATGAGCTTGAACTTCTGGTGAAAAAGAAAAAGTCGAAGTACAACAAAGATCTTTACGTGACAAAATGTGTGATTTGTGGGGCAGTAGCTGATGATGTGCATCACATTACACATAAATCACTAGCGGATTCGGCAGGCTTTATTGGGCACTTTCACAAAGATCATAAACACAATTTGATTCCACTGTGTAAAGAGCACCATAATCAGATCCATGATGGAAAGATAAAAGTGGATGGTTTTGTAATGACTTCAAACGGTTTGGAACTGCAGTATGAAGAGCAACTTTCTAAGCCGAAACAGCAAAAGGTTGAAGAACCGGAAATTAATGAAAATGTTGAGGTGAAAGGGGAAGAAGAGGAGCAATCTTCAAAGATACTCCTCGATGATTGGTAG
- the flgH gene encoding flagellar basal body L-ring protein FlgH, which produces MKRTTLTLYILFSALFFSGCTANLTEPEIDFEPPKYVEQMPPKEDKQDFISTGSIFGQGENPLFSDHKAMHVNDIVTVVITETAQSSSTGSKQLSETDSMALGGGTFTPGANANGTVTGLANRVNGLTDIGFSGGSTSSFQGQGSATKDASFTTTVSARIVKVLSNGNYFISGKREILVDEQKQIIQISGVIRPYDIDQTNTINSTQMSDAKILYKTEGDVDRAGNRGWGSKIIQSVWPF; this is translated from the coding sequence ATGAAAAGAACAACTCTGACACTCTATATACTTTTTTCTGCACTCTTTTTTAGCGGTTGTACGGCGAATCTCACAGAGCCTGAAATCGATTTTGAACCACCGAAATATGTTGAGCAAATGCCGCCTAAAGAGGATAAACAGGACTTTATATCAACAGGTAGTATCTTCGGACAGGGGGAGAACCCACTTTTTTCAGATCATAAAGCGATGCATGTGAATGATATTGTCACAGTTGTAATTACTGAAACTGCACAAAGTTCATCTACAGGTTCAAAACAACTGAGTGAAACAGATTCTATGGCACTGGGTGGCGGAACATTTACACCGGGTGCAAATGCGAATGGGACAGTTACAGGTTTAGCTAACAGAGTAAATGGTTTGACAGATATCGGTTTTAGTGGAGGATCTACAAGTTCTTTCCAAGGACAAGGCTCTGCAACTAAAGATGCTAGCTTTACGACCACAGTTTCTGCTAGAATAGTAAAAGTATTAAGTAACGGCAACTATTTTATTAGTGGCAAACGTGAGATCTTGGTGGATGAACAAAAACAGATAATTCAAATCAGCGGTGTAATTCGTCCATACGATATAGATCAAACAAATACTATTAATTCAACTCAGATGAGTGATGCCAAGATTCTTTATAAAACAGAGGGGGATGTTGATCGTGCAGGTAACAGAGGATGGGGTTCTAAAATTATTCAATCGGTTTGGCCTTTTTAG
- a CDS encoding GatB/YqeY domain-containing protein, with translation MSLRETINQDLKEAMKAKDVKKRDALRLLTSAFKQIEVDERKELSDDDIIKIIQKQIKSRNDSAAQYKEADREDLMEKELEEIAVYEPYLPKQLTDDELSTALKAIIANVGAESMKDMGKVMGAASKEFAGKADGKRINECVKTLLA, from the coding sequence ATGTCACTTAGAGAAACAATAAACCAAGATTTAAAAGAAGCGATGAAAGCAAAAGATGTTAAAAAAAGAGATGCGCTTCGCCTCCTTACATCAGCATTTAAACAGATTGAAGTTGATGAAAGAAAAGAGTTAAGTGATGATGATATTATAAAAATTATTCAAAAACAGATCAAAAGCAGAAATGACTCAGCTGCACAATACAAAGAAGCAGATCGTGAAGACTTAATGGAAAAAGAGCTTGAAGAGATCGCAGTATACGAGCCGTACTTACCAAAACAATTAACTGACGATGAGTTAAGCACTGCACTAAAAGCAATCATCGCGAACGTAGGCGCAGAGTCTATGAAAGATATGGGTAAAGTGATGGGAGCTGCAAGCAAAGAATTCGCAGGAAAAGCTGACGGAAAAAGAATTAACGAGTGTGTTAAAACTCTTTTAGCTTAA
- the fliY gene encoding flagellar motor switch protein FliY — MSDFIKLFESETVGTIEALVGVAPSIELKEEQELSIISNIVPPIVLVKLKISGDVDADAMVALPPNLAASLSDMMMGEEASDREDVTEDDMDAAKEIVSNIFGAIGNTLSAQKELPVLSFSVDNIELIGETEEVSLEQYSKMYVYKLSLDSLNSLLMFIIDEKLNSKLYGSDDEIPSLELDEPEAAPVSVTTSTPCNENKVKLSEDEINNIGLILDVKLPVKVRIGKKRMLLKDVLNMDIGSVIELNQLANDPLEILVDNHVIAEGEVVIVDGNFGVQITSIGSKKERLNKLKE, encoded by the coding sequence ATGAGTGACTTTATAAAACTATTTGAAAGTGAAACAGTTGGTACTATAGAAGCACTAGTTGGTGTAGCACCATCTATTGAATTAAAAGAGGAACAAGAGCTTAGTATAATTTCAAATATCGTACCACCGATTGTACTTGTAAAGTTAAAAATTAGTGGAGATGTTGATGCAGATGCTATGGTAGCACTTCCACCAAACTTAGCAGCATCACTTTCAGATATGATGATGGGTGAAGAGGCAAGTGATAGAGAAGATGTGACTGAAGATGATATGGATGCTGCAAAGGAGATAGTGTCTAATATTTTTGGTGCAATAGGTAATACACTTTCCGCACAAAAAGAGTTACCTGTATTATCTTTTAGTGTGGATAATATTGAGCTTATAGGTGAAACTGAAGAGGTAAGTCTTGAGCAATATAGCAAGATGTATGTCTATAAACTAAGTCTAGATTCCCTAAATTCATTATTGATGTTCATTATAGATGAAAAACTTAATTCAAAACTCTATGGTTCTGATGATGAGATCCCTTCTTTAGAATTAGATGAACCTGAAGCTGCACCTGTAAGTGTAACAACATCAACACCTTGTAATGAGAATAAAGTAAAACTATCTGAAGATGAAATAAACAACATAGGATTGATCTTAGATGTTAAATTACCGGTAAAAGTAAGAATCGGTAAAAAAAGAATGTTATTGAAAGATGTTTTAAATATGGATATAGGTTCTGTTATTGAACTTAACCAATTAGCAAATGACCCTTTAGAGATTTTAGTTGATAATCATGTAATTGCTGAGGGGGAAGTTGTTATTGTTGATGGTAACTTTGGTGTACAAATTACATCTATAGGTAGTAAGAAAGAAAGACTTAATAAGTTAAAAGAATAA